One stretch of Streptomyces sp. 135 DNA includes these proteins:
- a CDS encoding chaplin, whose amino-acid sequence MSRTTKALALSAVAAAAMAAGAGVATADAGAQGTAVHSPGVVSGNVVQVPVHVPANVCGNTVNVIALLNPAFGNACANV is encoded by the coding sequence ATGTCGCGTACCACCAAGGCCCTCGCCCTGTCCGCCGTCGCCGCCGCCGCGATGGCCGCGGGCGCGGGCGTCGCCACCGCCGACGCCGGCGCGCAGGGCACCGCCGTCCACTCCCCCGGTGTGGTCTCCGGCAACGTCGTCCAGGTGCCGGTCCACGTGCCCGCGAACGTCTGCGGCAACACCGTGAACGTCATCGCTCTGCTGAACCCGGCGTTCGGCAACGCCTGCGCCAACGTCTGA
- a CDS encoding vitamin K epoxide reductase family protein, whose amino-acid sequence MSTTDLPRRVPRQAAGAHRADGATPPEGDHRPEGGRWFGFLLVTTGAAGLLAAWVITLDKFKLLQDPDYTPGCSMNPVVACGNIMKSAQASAFGFPNPMLGLAAYAVVIVAGVSVLAGARFPRWYWLTFNAGALFGVAFCTWLQFQSLYRINSLCLWCCLAWAATTVLFWYVTSHNVRRGFLPAPRGARAFLNEFTWALPVLHLGTIGVLVLTRWWDFWTG is encoded by the coding sequence ATGAGCACCACCGACCTGCCGCGCCGCGTTCCGCGCCAGGCAGCCGGGGCGCACCGCGCGGACGGCGCGACGCCACCGGAAGGCGACCACCGGCCCGAGGGGGGCCGGTGGTTCGGTTTTCTCCTGGTCACCACCGGCGCGGCGGGGCTGCTGGCGGCGTGGGTCATCACGCTCGACAAGTTCAAGCTCCTCCAGGACCCGGACTACACGCCGGGGTGCAGCATGAACCCGGTGGTGGCGTGCGGGAACATCATGAAGAGCGCCCAGGCGTCGGCGTTCGGATTCCCCAACCCCATGCTGGGCCTCGCCGCCTACGCCGTCGTGATCGTCGCCGGGGTGAGCGTGCTGGCGGGCGCCCGCTTCCCGCGCTGGTACTGGCTGACGTTCAACGCGGGCGCGCTTTTTGGCGTCGCGTTCTGCACGTGGCTGCAATTCCAGTCCCTGTACCGCATCAATTCGCTCTGCCTGTGGTGCTGCCTTGCCTGGGCCGCCACCACTGTCCTGTTCTGGTACGTGACGTCGCACAACGTGCGACGCGGATTCCTGCCCGCCCCGCGCGGAGCGCGCGCCTTCCTGAACGAGTTCACGTGGGCGCTTCCGGTGCTGCACCTGGGCACGATCGGAGTGCTCGTCCTGACGCGCTGGTGGGACTTCTGGACCGGCTGA
- a CDS encoding M23 family metallopeptidase, whose product MDHDIEKAPSAPVTRRDALRVAAGLLAVGAVPLTAHRAAAYPGDIDVCTGGYDAEYEADLAMAEALFEAEEHRAFAPERPPGRYTLPLRRGFRVSARYGIRGDWLAGHHTGIDLAVPTGTPVYAVGAGVVVLARRSGQYGKAVTVRMRDGHYAVFAHLSRIKVRQGARIRAGARIGSSGATGRATGPHLHLEIRARRGYGSDIDPVRYLARRGAPLL is encoded by the coding sequence ATGGACCACGACATAGAGAAGGCGCCTTCCGCGCCTGTCACGCGCCGCGACGCCCTGCGCGTCGCCGCCGGACTCCTGGCCGTCGGAGCGGTCCCGCTGACCGCGCACCGGGCCGCCGCGTACCCGGGTGACATCGACGTCTGCACGGGTGGGTACGACGCCGAGTACGAGGCGGACCTCGCCATGGCGGAGGCCCTGTTCGAGGCCGAGGAGCACCGGGCCTTCGCCCCCGAGCGGCCGCCCGGCCGGTACACCCTCCCGCTGCGCCGCGGCTTCCGGGTCTCCGCGCGCTACGGCATCCGCGGCGACTGGCTCGCCGGGCACCACACGGGCATCGACCTGGCGGTGCCGACCGGGACGCCCGTGTACGCCGTGGGCGCGGGCGTCGTCGTACTGGCGCGCCGGTCGGGGCAGTACGGCAAGGCAGTGACGGTACGGATGCGCGACGGCCACTACGCCGTCTTCGCCCATCTGTCCCGCATCAAGGTCCGCCAAGGCGCCCGGATCCGCGCGGGGGCGCGCATCGGGAGCAGCGGGGCGACGGGGCGGGCCACCGGGCCCCATCTGCACCTGGAGATACGGGCGCGGCGCGGCTACGGCTCGGACATCGACCCGGTCCGCTATCTGGCCAGAAGAGGGGCGCCCCTCCTCTGA
- a CDS encoding FAD-dependent monooxygenase → MKIDCVGGGPASLYLAILVKLREPAHEVTVHERHAAGAVYGWGVTYWPDLLEELRGHDPESARAIAEHSVSWRGGFAYVGDRTTAHDGDVGHAIGRHRLRTILADRARELGVRLEYGVEIGGREELPDADLVVAGDGAHSRLRTQSAAHFGTRVTTGANRFIWLATTRVFTAFTFAFVETAHGWIWCYAYGYSGEHSTCVVECSEATWTGLGLDRLDHGDALRLLESLFAEMLDGHALLGRTDIESHAQWQAFPTVTNEAWSHGNLALIGDAAHTTHYSIGAGTSLALRDAVCLSRTLGSTGPAGLPAALARYERERKQALLSVQSAARHSAQWYENLPRYIGLEPRQMFALLGQRHSPLLPYVPPQLYYHLDQTVGRLPSLRRLKQSLGPRLARALQSRRPPA, encoded by the coding sequence GTGAAGATCGATTGCGTCGGTGGAGGCCCCGCCTCCCTGTACCTGGCCATCCTCGTCAAGCTGCGGGAACCGGCCCACGAGGTCACCGTCCACGAGAGGCACGCGGCCGGCGCCGTCTACGGCTGGGGCGTCACGTACTGGCCGGACCTCCTGGAGGAGCTCCGCGGCCACGACCCCGAGTCCGCGCGCGCCATCGCCGAGCACTCCGTGAGCTGGCGCGGCGGCTTCGCGTACGTGGGCGACAGGACCACCGCCCACGACGGCGACGTGGGCCACGCCATCGGACGCCACCGCCTGCGGACCATCCTCGCCGACCGCGCCCGGGAGCTGGGCGTCCGCCTGGAGTACGGCGTCGAGATCGGCGGCCGCGAGGAGCTGCCGGACGCGGACCTCGTCGTCGCGGGCGACGGCGCGCACAGCAGGCTCCGCACGCAGAGCGCCGCCCACTTCGGGACCCGCGTGACCACCGGCGCGAACCGCTTCATCTGGCTCGCCACGACCCGCGTCTTCACGGCGTTCACCTTCGCCTTCGTGGAGACCGCGCACGGCTGGATCTGGTGCTACGCGTACGGCTACAGCGGCGAGCACAGCACCTGCGTGGTGGAGTGCTCCGAGGCCACCTGGACCGGCCTCGGCCTCGACCGGCTCGACCACGGCGACGCCCTGCGCCTGCTGGAGAGCCTCTTCGCCGAGATGCTCGACGGCCATGCGCTCCTCGGCCGCACCGACATCGAGAGCCACGCCCAGTGGCAGGCCTTCCCGACCGTCACCAACGAGGCCTGGTCCCACGGCAACCTCGCGCTGATCGGCGACGCCGCGCACACCACGCACTACTCGATCGGGGCCGGTACGAGCCTCGCCCTGCGGGACGCCGTCTGCCTGTCCCGGACGCTGGGATCCACCGGCCCGGCCGGGCTCCCGGCCGCTCTCGCGCGCTACGAACGGGAACGCAAGCAGGCCCTCCTCTCGGTGCAGAGCGCGGCCCGGCACAGCGCCCAGTGGTACGAGAACCTGCCCCGGTACATCGGCCTGGAGCCCCGCCAGATGTTCGCGCTGCTCGGCCAGCGCCACTCCCCGCTGCTGCCCTACGTGCCGCCCCAGCTCTACTACCACCTGGACCAGACCGTCGGCCGGCTCCCCTCCCTGCGCCGCCTCAAGCAGAGCCTCGGGCCCCGCCTGGCCCGCGCCCTCCAGAGCCGGCGTCCTCCGGCCTGA
- a CDS encoding PRC and DUF2382 domain-containing protein, translating to MTQGEAFTNPDALKGLTAYDRTGEKIGSIERVYLDDRSGRPEWVTVKTGLFGMKESFVPLAGARLRGDDLHVTATKEAVKEAPRVDADQHLDPGQEHELYAHYGLARPGTTPGMAPTGTGTGTAGTQEHPLTGAAGAAGTGVGAGAGKREFATRAGMGRDEKAQEELVRSEERLRIGTEEQEVGHARLRKTVVNEDVTTSVPVSHEEVRVVREPIREGERVRGDIGEAETEVTLHAERPVVSKETVPVERVHLETERVTETREVSDTVRKEQIEFDDDVKGVKGVKGERGGMKGESWRDRKQGPRH from the coding sequence ATGACGCAGGGCGAGGCCTTCACCAACCCCGATGCGCTCAAGGGCCTGACAGCCTACGACCGGACCGGCGAGAAGATCGGCAGCATCGAACGGGTCTACCTCGACGACCGCAGCGGCCGCCCCGAGTGGGTGACCGTGAAAACCGGCCTGTTCGGCATGAAGGAGAGCTTCGTGCCACTGGCGGGAGCGCGCCTGCGGGGAGACGACCTGCATGTCACGGCCACCAAGGAGGCCGTGAAGGAGGCCCCGCGGGTGGATGCCGACCAGCACCTCGACCCTGGCCAGGAGCATGAGCTCTACGCCCACTACGGTCTTGCCCGGCCCGGCACCACGCCCGGCATGGCGCCGACCGGCACCGGCACAGGGACCGCGGGCACCCAGGAGCACCCGCTCACCGGGGCGGCCGGAGCGGCCGGGACCGGCGTGGGCGCCGGTGCGGGCAAGCGGGAGTTCGCCACCCGCGCCGGGATGGGCAGGGACGAGAAGGCCCAGGAAGAGCTGGTGCGCTCCGAGGAGCGGCTGCGGATCGGCACGGAGGAGCAAGAGGTCGGGCACGCCCGGCTGCGGAAGACGGTCGTGAACGAGGACGTCACGACGTCCGTCCCCGTCTCCCACGAGGAGGTCCGTGTCGTACGGGAGCCGATCCGTGAGGGCGAGCGGGTGCGCGGCGACATCGGCGAGGCCGAGACCGAGGTGACCCTGCACGCCGAGCGGCCCGTGGTGAGCAAGGAGACCGTGCCCGTCGAACGCGTACACCTGGAGACGGAGAGGGTCACGGAGACCCGCGAGGTCTCGGACACCGTCCGCAAGGAGCAGATCGAGTTCGACGACGACGTCAAGGGCGTCAAGGGCGTCAAGGGCGAGCGCGGCGGCATGAAGGGCGAGTCGTGGCGCGACCGGAAGCAGGGCCCGCGCCACTGA
- a CDS encoding DUF6401 family natural product biosynthesis protein: MSPLARITASYTPRFAEFAFEAAFTAAVDQHVAHLRDRLEATSPGLVPKAPDPEALTDYALGFLDALAESDWREPVGHDYAVCRLTAISWLVRRHDLL, from the coding sequence ATGTCACCGCTCGCCCGCATCACCGCGTCCTACACCCCGCGGTTCGCGGAATTCGCCTTCGAAGCGGCGTTCACCGCCGCGGTGGATCAGCATGTGGCCCATCTCAGGGACCGCCTGGAGGCGACCAGCCCCGGGCTGGTCCCGAAGGCGCCCGACCCGGAAGCGCTGACCGACTACGCCCTCGGTTTCCTCGACGCGCTGGCCGAGTCGGACTGGCGCGAGCCGGTCGGGCACGACTACGCGGTGTGCCGCCTCACGGCCATTTCCTGGCTGGTGAGACGGCACGACCTGCTCTGA